From the Candidatus Woesearchaeota archaeon genome, the window GAGGATAGGCAAAGAAAATCTGAAAGTTTCTAAAATCGAGGTTTGCCTGATTAAGAGCATCATCTCCAGCAACAAGGGCAAATTTTTGGAGGTTTTCCCGTGGATAGATCTGCTGAATTTTTGCTTCGTTGCTCAAGATAGGATGCAGGGAAATAGCTTCCCTGGATAAAGACCGGGAGATGTCGAGAGAACAAGTGACGGTATTTCTGTACCTGAGCTCGTGCACAGGCAACTAATTTTGGTTCAATCTCAATACCAACAACATGATACCCTCGTACAGCCCAGAGCATCGATGAGATTCCGCTACCAGAACCAAGGTTTAACACATCCATACCAGGTCTAAAAATACCAATTGCTTCTCCATGGTCGATGATTTCCCATAACCCAACTTGGCCTAAAGAACTTCTCCAGTCCACAGGGAACCAATTACCTATCTGCAAGGACTGTACAATGGCCTCTGTTTCTTGCAAACAACCCTCCAACGCTGGTGTCCATTGAGGCATATACCTATGAAAGAGGAAGCTCTTATTAATTTTTTGCAGCTTCATCCAAAAAATAGATTAACTCTTTCGCATAGCCTTTTATGATATGGGTAAAGCCAAGATTCGGCTTAACCCACAAATAGACTCGATTCGTAATCGAGTTCTATTGGAAAGAGGGATAAAAATCCTTCTCTCTAT encodes:
- a CDS encoding methyltransferase domain-containing protein, which gives rise to MPQWTPALEGCLQETEAIVQSLQIGNWFPVDWRSSLGQVGLWEIIDHGEAIGIFRPGMDVLNLGSGSGISSMLWAVRGYHVVGIEIEPKLVACARAQVQKYRHLFSRHLPVFIQGSYFPASYLEQRSKNSADLSTGKPPKICPCCWR